The following are encoded in a window of Alosa sapidissima isolate fAloSap1 chromosome 12, fAloSap1.pri, whole genome shotgun sequence genomic DNA:
- the LOC121678033 gene encoding uncharacterized protein LOC121678033 → MWIIWRTFLCRSVTLASSGQRFQSTTIVHASQQKTVQHKRILHHQSQPMTWMTKTVGFSQAYISPVFGSFCLPSQIFLTLPRTIKLAVHHQLLLVLMRLRLGLMFTDLGKRFGISRTTACEIFAVWRPILARFMKEKIIAWLPKDTLERIRPQSFSVHYPKATFIIDCTEIFVQRPKNLRKRAQTYSNYNHHNTYKALYCIAPNDFVMFVSKLFGGRASDTFITRNSGLISHLIPGDQVLADRGFTITDVLPPGVTLAIPAFTRGCKELPEHEVTRTRRLANVIIHIERTIRRLKGFTILSNIIPGRIQHVDDIVTICAGLCNCNLS, encoded by the coding sequence ATGTGGATAATCTGGAGAACATTCCTCTGCAGAAGTGTGACGTTGGCGTCCAGTGGCCAGAGATTTCAGAGCACAACTATTGTTCATGCAAGTCAACAAAAGACAGTTCAACACAAACGGATCCTGCACCATCAATCTCAGCCTATGACTTGGATGACAAAGACAGTAGGTTTTTCACAGGCATACATATCGCCAGTTTTTGGCAGCTTTTGTTTGCCCTCACAGATTTTTTTAACGCTCCCAAGGACCATTAAGTTGGCAGTGCATCACCAATTGTTGCTTGTTCTGATGAGGCTCCGCCTTGGCTTGATGTTCACAGATCTAGGAAAGCGGTTTGGAATAAGTAGGACTACAGCTTGTGAGATCTTTGCGGTCTGGAGACCTATACTCGCAAGGTTtatgaaagaaaaaataatagCTTGGTTGCCTAAAGATACTCTGGAGAGAATAAGGCCTCAGAGCTTCAGTGTACATTATCCCAAAGCAACATTTATTATAGACTGTACAGAGATATTTGTACAAAGGCCAAAGAACTTAAGGAAACGAGCCCAAACATACAGTAATTACAACCACCATAACACATACAAAGCCCTATATTGCATAGCTCCCAATGACTTTGTGATGTTTGTGTCCAAATTGTTTGGTGGGAGGGCTAGTGATACTTTTATCACACGGAACAGTGGTCTTATTAGTCATCTGATTCCTGGTGATCAAGTTTTGGCAGACCGTGGATTCACCATCACAGATGTTTTGCCTCCAGGAGTGACGTTGGCCATACCAGCGTTTACACGTGGTTGTAAAGAACTTCCGGAGCATGAAGTTACACGGACACGTCGCTTGGCAAATGTCATAATTCACATAGAGCGTACTATTAGACGATTGAAAGGTTTTACAATTTTGAGTAATATTATCCCAGGTAGAATACAACATGTTGATGACATTGTAACTATTTGTGCGGGGCTTTGTAATTGCAACCTCAGTTAA